AAACGCTTCTTGAAAAATATTCAATTGATCTAATAAAATCTCTGGTTGAAGAAAGAAATTACAGTAACGCTCTAATCTAAAACCCGCTAATATGCTTTCTGAAATGTTCCAAATTGTAGGAGTGCTGTCTGCATTGCGAGATATCCCTGGAAATTTAATTTTTCGATGCACATCATAAAAACTTCCTGTTCCTAAAACAAGAAAGTCAAAATAAAAATTCTCAGAATTATATTTTAAACAAGGACCTAGATATCCTGAACTTGCACAGGCTTTTCCTGCTTGTTGTTTCCAGTCTAGCTGAGACTGAGAATAACCAATACCAGCGCCTAAACTCCAGTTATCAGTAAACAAATGATCTATCCCAATAGTAAATCCATAGGTTTGATTTGTAAAACCAATTGCTTCGTGACCAATCTCAGGACGACTATCTTGTGAATAAACAAATCCTAACGGGTTAAACCAAATGTCTGTAGGTTCACAATCATTTTCATAGCAACCGCCTCTTTGGTTTTCTCCTGATAAAAAGAAGGTATTTACTACACTAAAATTGTTTTCTAATTCGTTTAAGGCAAGCGCTCCGAATTGAGAAGGGGTTAATCTATTTAAAGCTTTTATATACTGATCTGTGGGAAGAACAAGTAGAGCTTTTGCAACTGTGTCAATATCAGTTTCAGCAAAATCAAAAGAAGAGCAAAATAGATAATCCTCTACAGCACCCGCGTTACCCTTTGGCCTACTAGCACGAATAACTATAGGAGGAATAACTATAGGAGGAATAATTAAAGAATCGGTAAGAATAAGGAGTTGCACCTCATTAGAAAGATAATTGATGGTATAATCAACAGGGTAAGTGCTGGAATTACTGCTAAATTCCCCATTAACGGTAGGATCTGTAGGATCTGTACCTGCGGTAAGAAAAGTATAGATTGTCCCCGCTGAATAAGTCCCAGGGGTAGGATGTACTTGTAAGGCTCCATCCAATGTGGCAATTCCTGTAACCTTAAGTAGATCTGTTGCTCCTGCTTCATTGATTTCTATGACAAGCTCTCCAGAATCCGTTTGCGTATAATCTCCATCTATGGTTAGTGTACCAATAGAATTACCAGGTTGCACACTACCGTTATTAGTTACATTGCCGATCGCTGTTCCACCCCCCCCAAGTATGGCATTAGTAGCTACGGTAAACGCACCTCCTAACTTATTATTCACCAGAAGAGTTCCTGCATTAATATTAACAGTCCCTGAAGAAAAGCCTGACGAATCATTAGTAAAATTTACCACTCCAGGTCCTTGTTTAGTTAAAATCCCGGATCCTGAAATAATGCCAGAATAGGTTCCTGTTTCCGCTTGATCAAACACAACTGTACTATTGTTTTCAATACCCTGTTGTAAGCTCGTCGTGTTTCCTACTAATACACCAGCATTTACCGTTATTCCTCCTGTGTAGCTGTTGTCTCCGGTTAAGGTAAGCGTTCCAGTTCCTTGTTTGGTAAAAGATCCTGTTCCGCTAATCACTCCTGCGTAACTGGTATTATTAGAGGTTCCTTCGATCAGAGTCTTTGTTCCTAAAACTATAGTTCCGCTACCACTTAGATCGCCGATGGTTTGTGATGAAGCTGTGATACCACTAATATCAAAGCTGCCTGTGTTATTAATAGTAACAGCTCCTTCAGAAACAAGCGTTCCATCTTCGGAAAGGGCTAAGATCCCCTGATCAATTGTAGTTCCCCCACTATAGGTGTTAACTCCGGTCAAGATCAGATTTCCACTATTGGATTTAATTAGGCTAGAATCACCAGAAACGATGCCTGAAAGGGTTAAAGTAGAATTAGATTCTACATTGATAGTTCCTAGTCCTAAAAGGCTAACGTTTCGAGCAGAAGAAAAGGACATTTGTGCTTTAAGGGTTCCTCCGTCAAAACTAATCCCACCAGATGGATCTCCTAAGTTACTATCCTGTGAAGCAATTAGGAAACCTCCATTAATATGCGTTCCTCCTCTGTAACTATTTACTCCAGATAAGGTGATCATTCCTGTATTCTTTTTAAGAATCCCATTATCAAAATAATCTTCAGGTGCATCTGGATCAGCTTCAATAGCAAAATTTGCATTCCAGTTGCTTTCTCCATCTAAAATGAGCTGGGCGTCTTTAAATAAAAATATATCCTTTGCGTATCCTTTACCAGGAGTTGCTGCCCCAGTTTCAACAGGATTCCCATCTGTACCAGTTTTAACTCCGGCTTTACCTATTTCAGTAGTATTGTCCTGTATGGTGGTTGGATTAAGTAAAATGAGAGTAGCTCTTTCGCCTACAAAAACCGCGCCTCCTAATGCTCCTCCTCCTCCTCCTGCTCCGGTATTATCTCCTCCATCTCCTCCAAAAAAACCTCCTTTTCCCATTTGCCCTGAGCTACCGCCGCCGCCGCCGCTGCCAAAACCTCCTCCTCCTCCTCCGGTTAGTCCACCGCCGCCGCCGCCGCCAAAACCTCCTCCTCCTCCTCCTCCTCCAGAATTTGCGATTTTTCCGATGCCACCAGCACCACCACTTCCAAAACCTCCTCCTGCTCCTCCTGTTGATGGACCAGTATCTGTAGCATTTCCACCACCGTTTCCACCACCACCGCCAATGCCAAAGGAGGCTGCTGGGCTAAAACCAACACCACCGCCGCCACCACAGTATCCTCCTGCAACCGAGCCATTTCCAGTTGCTGATGCCCCAGAGCCTGACCCGCCACCAGGACCAGGAGAATTACCCGAAGAGCCACCGCCACCGTCACCGCCACCATATCCCATTGCATCATTTAATTCCGAAAGTGAAACTCCTCCAGATGCTCCTTTTCCAGGCATAAAGCCTCCTCCGTTCCCTTGATTTTGTTCGGACGAGTTGGGCGCGTTTTTATTTGGAAGACAACTGATTCCACCTCCTCCACCCGCAACTGGTAACGGATTTGCATCGCTGGTCATCACATTTCCTCCAGAACCGCCTTGCGCCTTGTTATTTAAAAGCTCTACATTTGAATTGAATGTAACAACATCATTAAAACCGATAAAAAGAGCTCCTCCAGCCCCTAATCCTCCTCCTCCACCTCCTCCTGCAGAGTCTCCTCCAGAACCTCCAATAGCACCTCCATTTTTTA
This is a stretch of genomic DNA from Candidatus Rhabdochlamydia oedothoracis. It encodes these proteins:
- a CDS encoding autotransporter outer membrane beta-barrel domain-containing protein; translation: MKNLGLFIFSSTIVFSALSWAGSFTVTNNLDDEVEGSLRKAIVDLNNSLDSSNTITINPGLSPIILQTDLPFIASSVDITASGSTPQVIDGNNNQFCLFSTVPFTPSLSVSIENCTLKNGGAIGGSGGDSAGGGGGGGLGAGGALFIGFNDVVTFNSNVELLNNKAQGGSGGNVMTSDANPLPVAGGGGGISCLPNKNAPNSSEQNQGNGGGFMPGKGASGGVSLSELNDAMGYGGGDGGGGSSGNSPGPGGGSGSGASATGNGSVAGGYCGGGGGVGFSPAASFGIGGGGGNGGGNATDTGPSTGGAGGGFGSGGAGGIGKIANSGGGGGGGGFGGGGGGGLTGGGGGGFGSGGGGGSSGQMGKGGFFGGDGGDNTGAGGGGGALGGAVFVGERATLILLNPTTIQDNTTEIGKAGVKTGTDGNPVETGAATPGKGYAKDIFLFKDAQLILDGESNWNANFAIEADPDAPEDYFDNGILKKNTGMITLSGVNSYRGGTHINGGFLIASQDSNLGDPSGGISFDGGTLKAQMSFSSARNVSLLGLGTINVESNSTLTLSGIVSGDSSLIKSNSGNLILTGVNTYSGGTTIDQGILALSEDGTLVSEGAVTINNTGSFDISGITASSQTIGDLSGSGTIVLGTKTLIEGTSNNTSYAGVISGTGSFTKQGTGTLTLTGDNSYTGGITVNAGVLVGNTTSLQQGIENNSTVVFDQAETGTYSGIISGSGILTKQGPGVVNFTNDSSGFSSGTVNINAGTLLVNNKLGGAFTVATNAILGGGGTAIGNVTNNGSVQPGNSIGTLTIDGDYTQTDSGELVIEINEAGATDLLKVTGIATLDGALQVHPTPGTYSAGTIYTFLTAGTDPTDPTVNGEFSSNSSTYPVDYTINYLSNEVQLLILTDSLIIPPIVIPPIVIRASRPKGNAGAVEDYLFCSSFDFAETDIDTVAKALLVLPTDQYIKALNRLTPSQFGALALNELENNFSVVNTFFLSGENQRGGCYENDCEPTDIWFNPLGFVYSQDSRPEIGHEAIGFTNQTYGFTIGIDHLFTDNWSLGAGIGYSQSQLDWKQQAGKACASSGYLGPCLKYNSENFYFDFLVLGTGSFYDVHRKIKFPGISRNADSTPTIWNISESILAGFRLERYCNFFLQPEILLDQLNIFQEAFKENKANSINLSVKRKYASFLRFLINMKLAKKWLYCNMCLVPSVNVGWLRTTPLSGRHYTASFREGTFCKSDFSVTSFHQITDQILLGAQFSVSSQNGFSISLGYDGKFGNGSKINQVNMALDWKF